The genomic region ATTGGCGAACACCATACACAATTGTTTGCTAACTGCTTAAGCCAGTCGCAAGCCTTGATGGTCGGTAAAACCCTTGAGCAAGCAGAGCAGGAACTTCGCGATGCCGGCGCAACCGCCGAGCAAGTCGCAAAGATTGCGCCGCACAAAGTGATCAAGGGCAACCGCCCAAGTAACACCTTATTGACCGATAAAATGACACCCGCCACCGTGGGTGCCTTGATCGCCCTCTACGAGCACCGTACATTTGTACAAGGCACCATCTGGGGCATCAACTCATTCGACCAATGGGGCGTAGAGCTTGGCAAAGTATTGGGTACAGACATCTACAACCGCCTTGTTAGCGACAGCGACAACAGCGCACTGGATGCTTCGACCCAAACACTGATCAACGCGTTCAAAAAAGCTCAGGCTTAACTGCCAAACTTTTTAGCAACGCAATAAAAAACACCAGCCTCGGCTGGTGTTTTTGTTTTCTCTGTTCCCTCCCCTTCTCTTCAAGGGGAGGGTTAGGGAGGGGTTATTGAACTGTAGGTCGCGGCTTCAGCCCGACAACTTCCCTACATCACATGACACAAAATCGTAGGGCATCATAAGCGACAGCGTAATGTGCCGAAGAAAGCGAAGCTTTCATATCCACAATCAGTACGACACAGACTTTTGTACATGACACCAAGCCCTTCTCTTCTCTTGTTCGACTTATAGACAACGTATTTATTTAAAATAGTTGCATTCACTATTTTGTATGTTCTGAATAAACATACTTGCTATTTAATACGTAAGGCAGATTAGAGGTAATATTTGATGTCTGTGTTAACATAAAATATTCGATCCAATGGCTAAGGGTATACAGATGTTAGATGAAATTATCTCAAGTAAGAGAAATTCACTCAAGACAGATCGTCTTGATATGTCATTTGGCGAACTCATGAATATGTATGAAGAGGATGACCTTTTCATTACTCCTGAATATCAAAGAGTATTTAGATGGTCCTTATTCCAACAGACTCGATTTATTGAATCAGTATTATTAGGTATCCCTATTCCACCAATTTTTGTTGCTGAAGACGGGGAGGGAAAATGGGAAGTCGTCGATGGCTTACAACGCATTTCAACAATTTTTGCTTTTTTTGGCCTCTTGAACTCTGTTGCAGACAAAAACAACTCGACTTTAACAGAAGGTGAAATGGTTAAAGAACTTGATGGTATAACTATCAATTCTTTGTCTCTTAAGCTAAAGACAACTATTAAAAGGTCAGTTTGTCGTGTTGAAATTGTACGCTGGGATAGTCAAGAAGATATACGCTATGAACTATTTAATCGCTTAAATACTGGTTCAAGCCCACTATCAGAACAAGAAATAAGAAACTGTATCTTTCGCTCTTATCCTGTTGACCTTAATCAAGTATTACGAGATGTGGCTCAAGTTCCAGAATATGAAAAACTTATCAGCCCATCCCCAAAGAAAAAAGAAGAGATGTTCCTTGAAGAATTAGCACTTCGTTATTTTGCATTTAAACATTTAGAAGGCAACTTCAAAAAAACGGTTGCACAGTTTCTAACAGAATTTATGCGTGACGTCTCAAATAACTCAATAGCCTTCGATATAGAAGGTGAAAAAAATGAGTTTATAAAGTTTGTTAATTTCTTACTAGAGAAATTTGGGAAAGAAATATTTAGGCCTAAAGGAAATTTTGCAAACCATATTTTTGACTCTTTAGCATATGCAGTACCTAAAACGTACACATCAATCGAAGGAAATGAAGCAGAAATCGAAAGAGCTATCAGAGCATTACTAGATGACGAAAAATATAATTCTATTGGCACTAGTACCTTTTCAAATATGAGAATTAGAGATCGTATGGATAGGGCAATGGAGATTTTTGTTAGTGCATAATGTAATCGACGAGATCTCTGAAAATAATAACTGGCGAGATGGAGAGTTTGCAAAATACAAAACAAACTCTTTAAATGTTGAAGAGCAACTCTGGTGCAGAATGTGCGTCCCGATGATTTATGCTCATTGGGAAGGCTTTGTTGTTGATGCGTTGAAAATTATGCTGAAGCATCTTAATGAATTAAATCTTAATTCAAGTCACTTATCACCTAATCTGGTTGTAGTTAGCCTAAGTGATACCTATAAAAAGTTAAGTGGTAAACAATCATTCCAACAAAGAGTCGATTTTACAAATAGCTTTAATCAACGACTATCCCAACCAGTTAAATTTGACATTAAAATTGACACCAAATCCAATCTGAAAAGTAATGTTTTTAATGATTTATGCATTGCTTTTAATTTTGATAGTACTAAGTTTAAAAGCCAATTAATCGACATTGATCGATTAGTGCATATTCGAAATAGTATCGCCCATGGTGAGAACGCCATACAACCGGATATGACCAATATTATCAAATACATTTCCGCAGTTAGGGAAGCTATGGATCTGCTTTTATACGAAATAGATGACTATTTAGGGAGCCAAAGATATTTGTCCGAACCTACGAATAACTGCAGCAACTAAACCCTTTACCCCAAATCCAACCCATACCTAGTATTCCTGCCGCCACCTTCTAAGCGGCATAAACAACCTTTTTCAACTAAGTCACCGAGGTCTCGGGTGGCGGTGGCTTTGGAGCTGCTGGTGATGCCCATGTATTTTTTGGCGCTGAGTCCACCTTCGAATCCGTCAGATCCTGCATTAAAGAGTTTCTTAAGCACCTTCTTTTGGCGTTCATTTAATTCAGTGTGTTGATGTTTTTCCCAGAATTTGGCTTTCTTCAATACAAAGTCGACTTTCTGAGCAGCTTCTTGCTGCGCTAATAGAACTGAGTCGACAAACCATTTTACCCAGTCGGTAATATCCAAATTGAGTTGGCTGGCTTTGTTTAGTCTATCGTAATAAGCGTTTTTGTCTTTCTCGATTATCGTCGACAAGCTGAGTAATGGCGGGCGGTTGAGGTCTTGAGCCAAGGCCATTTCGGCAATCGCTCGTCCCACTCGGCCATTACCATCGTCAAATGGGTGGATAGTTTCAAACCACAAGTGCGCAATAGCCGAGCGAACAGGCCCAGAAAGAACAATGTCTTTCTCTGCTTTTAATGGGTTGGAGCGGTTAAACCAATCTAGAAATCGGTTTATTTCTGTATCGACTTGATGTGCTGGCGGCGCTTCGTAATGGACTTTTTCATAGCCAATTGGGCCTGAGACAATTTGCATAGGCTCTTCGGAATCTCGCCATTGGCCGACGTTGAGGTTACGAGCTAATAGGCTATTTTCTTGTTGTGGAAGGACTAATTGATGCCAGTGAAACAAAGTGGCTTTTGTAAGCTCGCCAGCGAAGCTATTACGCACGTCGACCATCAAGGCGGCCATACCCTCTGCCCGTGGATCGGCGACTCGCGTTGGTGGATTACTCAAGCCTAAAAAGTTCTTAATAGAGGAACGCACGTCTTCTCGATCCAAACGCTCGCCTTCTATCTGGCTGGTGTTGATGGCTTCGCTAACCATGAGGTCGATATAGGCATCGTACTGCAAAGTATTTTCAAGCTGACTCATTCCGCCGGACAAACGACCAGCCTCTAGCGCATACTGATACAAAGCGTCTCGGCATTGAGTTTCGTCAAAAGTAAAGTTTGGCCAATCAGGATGTTGCCAGCTATATTTCATAGTATGAGCCGATTAAGTGAGTTATTCGGCTCAGAATATCATTACTTTATGAGCCGAATAAAGCTATTATTTGGCTCAGCTCAGTCTAAATAGCTAAGAAACCGCCTTAACCAACCACGCTTTCATTTCTTCCAAATCCGCTCTATGGTCTAGATAGCTTTCAATAACCAAGTCGACACAAGTGGCAATGGCGTCTGGTCGGTAGGTAACGCCAACGAGTTTATCCGCAAGCAGCTCAATTGGATCTGGGAACAAGCTGTCGGTGAAGGTTTGCGCGGCGGTAATTTTCGCGTTACTCAGGTCAAGGTGAACCTCTACGCCGCCCCATTTGAAGCGTTCGTCTAGCGTGTGGGTAAATTGGGGCGATTTGCCAAAGTTCCAATCCCAGCTTTGTTGTTGTTCGAATTTCTCAAGGAAGCCAGGCAGATCTGGTAAGGCTTCAGGAGAAATTTCTTCTATGGTTGGCGTTTCATCAAAGTATTCACAAAACGCTTCGACAATAGCGTCACACACCAGTTGATGGTTAATCTGTGGATAAAGCGAATCAAGGTTGGTCACACGAGATCGAACAGAAGTAATACCTTTTGATTGGAGCTTTTTCACATCTGGATTTAGGTAATTGGCTAAACGGCTTAAGTCTGCATGCAGTAATAAGGTGCCATGGTGAAAACCTCGGTCTTTGGTTTCTTTATAAGCAGAGCCGGAGAATTTACGCATTTCTTCGCCTTCCCCCACCACTAAGTCATTTCGACCATTAGCGTAGCCTTCAATACCAAGCCTCTTCAAGCCTTGCAGAACGATCTCAGTCGACACTTCTTTGTTGTATTCAGGTTTACCCGCCATGAAGGTGAAGTTGGTATTACCCAAATCATGGAAGACAGCTCCACCGCCACTTTGGCGACGAGCAAGATGAATACTATCTTGCTCCATCTTATTAATATTGCATTCTTTCCAAGGATTTTGAGAGCGACCAATCACTACCGTGTCGGCATTACGCCATAGAAACAACACGCGCTGGTCTGCTGACATGGAGCGGAAAATACAATCTTCCACCGCGAGGTTAAAGTGAGGATTATTAGAATGGGAGATCAAAATTCGGCTTGCCATGGCAATTTCTCTTGTCACAAAAGGAGTAAGCTTAAAAATCAGCTATCTTTATAACGTTTTCTCAGATATAAAAAAACCACGGTGCTTTCACACCGTGGTTTTTAAGAGAAGATCTAACACATCAGATGTATTCGACTTTCTCAACTTCGTAGGTTGCTTCACCACTAGGGATTTTAACGACAACTTCGTCGCCTTCTTCTTTCCCTATGATTGCTTTCGCGATAGGTGAAGCGTAAGAGATTTTTTTCTCTTTCACATCGGATTCGTCGTCACCAACAATTTTGTAAGTAACCGTCTCTTCGGTATCAACATTGAAAAGTGTCACTGTTGTGCCAAAAATAACTTTGCCTGATGCTGGCAGCGTTTTCACGTCAATCACTTGTGAATCTGCAAGTTTGCCTTCGATCTCTTTAATACGACCTTCAGCGAATCCCTGCTCTTCACGAGCGGCGTGATATTCTGCGTTTTCTTTTAAGTCGCCATGCTCACGCGCGGTTGCGATATCCGCAATCACGCGAGGACGGACGACAGTTTTCAAGTGATTAAGCTCTTCTCTAAGACGAGCTTCACCCTCTACTGTCATTGGTACTTTTTTCATTATTTCCCCAAGTGCAAATCTTGCAGTCTTCTAACTTTCGTTTCACCTGTTAGGCTAATCGCCATACTCGTTGCTTCAGCTCCAGCCAATGTCGTAGTGTAACAAACCTTACGCTGTAAAGCTGTACGACGAATAACAGAAGAATCTGCAATCGCTTGCGTACCTGACGTGGTGTTGATGATGTAATCAATTTCGCCATTTTTCATCATATCAACGATATGCGGACGACCTTCATTCACCTTGTTCACTTTACGAACTTCAACGCCACGTTCCGTTAGATATTTCGCTGTGCCTTCGGTGCCGACAAGATCGAAACCTAGTTCAGCCAAACGACGAGCGACGTCTACCGCGCCTTCTTTGTCCATATCGCGAACACTGATGAAAGCACGACCAGATGTTGGTAATTCCGTACCACCACCAAGAACCGCTTTACCGAATGCTTCAGCGAAGGTATCACCCACACCCATCACTTCGCCCGTAGACTTCATTTCAGGCCCAAGAATCGGATCGACGCCCTGGAACTTGTTGAATGGGAAAACGGCTTCTTTCACGCTGTAGTAAGAAGGAATGATTTCTTTGGTGAAACCAAGCTCTTCCAGTGTTTTACCCGCCATAACCAAGGCAGCCACTTGCGCCAAAGAACGACCTATACACTTAGACACGA from Marinomonas rhizomae harbors:
- a CDS encoding Fic family protein; the encoded protein is MKYSWQHPDWPNFTFDETQCRDALYQYALEAGRLSGGMSQLENTLQYDAYIDLMVSEAINTSQIEGERLDREDVRSSIKNFLGLSNPPTRVADPRAEGMAALMVDVRNSFAGELTKATLFHWHQLVLPQQENSLLARNLNVGQWRDSEEPMQIVSGPIGYEKVHYEAPPAHQVDTEINRFLDWFNRSNPLKAEKDIVLSGPVRSAIAHLWFETIHPFDDGNGRVGRAIAEMALAQDLNRPPLLSLSTIIEKDKNAYYDRLNKASQLNLDITDWVKWFVDSVLLAQQEAAQKVDFVLKKAKFWEKHQHTELNERQKKVLKKLFNAGSDGFEGGLSAKKYMGITSSSKATATRDLGDLVEKGCLCRLEGGGRNTRYGLDLG
- a CDS encoding lipoate--protein ligase gives rise to the protein MASRILISHSNNPHFNLAVEDCIFRSMSADQRVLFLWRNADTVVIGRSQNPWKECNINKMEQDSIHLARRQSGGGAVFHDLGNTNFTFMAGKPEYNKEVSTEIVLQGLKRLGIEGYANGRNDLVVGEGEEMRKFSGSAYKETKDRGFHHGTLLLHADLSRLANYLNPDVKKLQSKGITSVRSRVTNLDSLYPQINHQLVCDAIVEAFCEYFDETPTIEEISPEALPDLPGFLEKFEQQQSWDWNFGKSPQFTHTLDERFKWGGVEVHLDLSNAKITAAQTFTDSLFPDPIELLADKLVGVTYRPDAIATCVDLVIESYLDHRADLEEMKAWLVKAVS
- a CDS encoding DUF262 domain-containing protein, translating into MLDEIISSKRNSLKTDRLDMSFGELMNMYEEDDLFITPEYQRVFRWSLFQQTRFIESVLLGIPIPPIFVAEDGEGKWEVVDGLQRISTIFAFFGLLNSVADKNNSTLTEGEMVKELDGITINSLSLKLKTTIKRSVCRVEIVRWDSQEDIRYELFNRLNTGSSPLSEQEIRNCIFRSYPVDLNQVLRDVAQVPEYEKLISPSPKKKEEMFLEELALRYFAFKHLEGNFKKTVAQFLTEFMRDVSNNSIAFDIEGEKNEFIKFVNFLLEKFGKEIFRPKGNFANHIFDSLAYAVPKTYTSIEGNEAEIERAIRALLDDEKYNSIGTSTFSNMRIRDRMDRAMEIFVSA
- a CDS encoding MAE_28990/MAE_18760 family HEPN-like nuclease, which produces MHNVIDEISENNNWRDGEFAKYKTNSLNVEEQLWCRMCVPMIYAHWEGFVVDALKIMLKHLNELNLNSSHLSPNLVVVSLSDTYKKLSGKQSFQQRVDFTNSFNQRLSQPVKFDIKIDTKSNLKSNVFNDLCIAFNFDSTKFKSQLIDIDRLVHIRNSIAHGENAIQPDMTNIIKYISAVREAMDLLLYEIDDYLGSQRYLSEPTNNCSN
- the greA gene encoding transcription elongation factor GreA — its product is MKKVPMTVEGEARLREELNHLKTVVRPRVIADIATAREHGDLKENAEYHAAREEQGFAEGRIKEIEGKLADSQVIDVKTLPASGKVIFGTTVTLFNVDTEETVTYKIVGDDESDVKEKKISYASPIAKAIIGKEEGDEVVVKIPSGEATYEVEKVEYI